From the genome of Palaemon carinicauda isolate YSFRI2023 chromosome 6, ASM3689809v2, whole genome shotgun sequence, one region includes:
- the LOC137642657 gene encoding uncharacterized protein produces the protein MFRTMLLAAVSALALAKPQPNIFEDVITEELIKFWTPYDPHTFPTISNLKVDHDDTHLVFNFEEATFSGMANVQCHHFEPPVLTKEVTVVVNHLKVDLHSTAYTVEGTLNGEPLSAAGAAELTAHNLGGTFKFDADSYSLEPVSLCVAPGTLTIDLVVESLIANFENAEALNHEIDTRGPELVDILEADFMFYADEIVAFLNSKLCK, from the exons ATGTTTCGGACAATGCTTTTAGCTGCAGTTTCTGCACTGGCCCTTGCAAAGCCTCAAC CCAATATTTTTGAAGATGTTATCACTGAGGAGCTCATTAAGTTTTGGACCCCCTATGATCCCCACACATTCCCTACAATTAGCAACCTTAAAGTGGACCACGACGATACACA CCTTGTCTTCAACTTCGAAGAAGCCACTTTTTCTGGAATGGCTAACGTACAATGCCACCATTTCGAACCTCCCGTCTTGACAAAAGAG gtGACAGTAGTCGTTAACCACCTGAAAGTAGATCTCCATTCAACAGCCTACACTGTAGAAGGTACCTTGAATGGCGAACCTCTCTCCGCTGCTGGAGCTGCAGA ACTGACTGCTCACAATCTTGGTGGTACCTTCAAGTTCGATGCTGACAGCTACAGTCTTGAACCTGTCTCGCTTTGCGTTGCTCCCGGAACCCTTACCATCGACCTGGTTGTTGAGTCTCTCATT GCCAACTTTGAGAACGCAGAGGCACTGAACCATGAGATCGACACCCGTGGACCAGAGTTGGTAGATATTTTGGAAGCTGATTTCATGTTTTACGCTGATGAAATTGTTGCTTTCCTTAACagtaaactttgcaagtaa